In a genomic window of Wyeomyia smithii strain HCP4-BCI-WySm-NY-G18 chromosome 1, ASM2978416v1, whole genome shotgun sequence:
- the LOC129717910 gene encoding zinc finger protein 665-like isoform X2: MLVNNKMNIPQINKNSKGCEEESFIRVEEIRLNEPIDQPNNIHPDHSIDENVPYDCKICGIQLKANNIERHLRTHSGKKSFGCNECGKKFPYRSSLIQHKLTHSDDDGSFSCEICNKRFNEEEILTQHLKKHERNYKCNVCGKGFLYPCLLKQHAQIHPGKPTERKIICEICEEAFTTRFNLNVHLEGHKKPFACNKCPKTFVYYRSLCEHKTVHSDKQANKCEICGKSYSVRVLKDHMRIHTGNQRFKCEVCGRIFSSTSTLEIHTRIHRGEEPHKCEICDKSCASNSSLKRHLRTHTKEDPFGCDICGKRFSVKCSLKYHMAVHKNSRPHQCGICGKGFIIGSQLLAHTRMHTGERPYKCCNCDKSYRATRSLKYHLMNAHSNGNNIATL, translated from the exons TGAATAACAAAATGAATATTccccaaataaacaaaaattccAAAGGCTGCGAAGAGGAGAGTTTCATTAGAGTCGAAGAAATACG CTTAAATGAGCCGATCGATCAACCGAATAACATCCACCCAGACCATTCAATTGATGAGAACGTACCGTACGATTGCAAGATCTGTGGCATACAGCTGAAAGCTAATAATATTGAACGGCACTTGCGTACGCACTCCGGCAAGAAGTCTTTCGGCTGTAATGAATGTGGAAAAAAGTTTCCCTATCGGAGTTCACTTATTCAGCACAAGCTCACTCATTCGGATGATGATGGATCTTTCAGCTGCGAGATCTGCAACAAAAGGTTCAACGAAGAGGAGATTTTGACGCAGCACCTAAAAAAGCACGAGAGGAATTATAAATGTAATGTTTGCGGAAAAGGTTTCCTCTATCCATGTCTACTGAAACAGCACGCGCAGATTCACCCTGGTAAGCCGACCGAACGAAAAATCATATGTGAGATTTGTGAGGAAGCGTTCACGACTCGGTTCAATCTGAACGTGCACCTGGAAGGGCACAAAAAACCTTTCGCATGTAACAAGTGCCCGAAAACATTCGTTTACTATAGATCGCTATGCGAACATAAGACCGTACATTCCGATAAACAAGCTAACAAATGTGAAATTTGTGGTAAAAGTTACTCGGTAAGAGTCCTCAAGGATCATATGAGAATACATACTGGCAATCAGCGCTTCAAATGCGAAGTGTGTGGGAGAATCTTTTCGTCCACAAGCACCCTCGAAATTCACACGAGAATTCATCGCGGCGAAGAGCCTCACAAGTGCGAGATTTGCGACAAAAGTTGCGCTAGCAACTCTTCTTTGAAGAGACATTTACGGACGCATACTAAAGAGGATCCATTCGGTTGCGACATTTGTGGTAAACGATTTTCAGTGAAATGCAGCCTGAAGTATCACATGGCAGTGCACAAAAATAGTCGACCCCACCAGTGTGGCATCTGCGGGAAAGGATTTATTATTGGCTCGCAATTGTTGGCGCACACGCGCATGCATACCGGCGAACGACCATATAAATGTTGCAACTGTGACAAATCTTACAGAGCGACACGAAGCTTGAAATATCATTTGATGAATGCCCACAGTAATGGGAATAATATAGCTACGCTATGA
- the LOC129717910 gene encoding zinc finger protein OZF-like isoform X1, with translation MVLKTTVLVVKSVVYATLFRLINTPKPDRTDRKLRTIKGEGNNEIHQNSEINTMKHVEANFQRVIIGSTSSSSHKNKKYNNNDDSFTSLKTVQFYFFHFTWFTVKNKMNISQINEDSKSCEEESFIKVEETRLNEPVDQPNNIHPDLSIDENKPYDCKISGVQQKANHHSGKKSLDCNECGKKFPYRSSLIEHKLTHSDNDGSFGCDICNKKFKEEEILTRHLKKHEKNVECDVCGKRFLYPCQLKQHAQIHFDEPTERKIICEICGKAFTTRYNRNVHLKGHKKPFTCNKCSKTFLNYKSLCAHKPVHSDKQAYKCEICGESYQKSYLKIHMRMHAGNQRFKCEVCGKILSSANTLEIHTRFHRGEEPYKCEICDLSCASNSSLKRHLRTHTKEDPFGCDICGKRFAAKCSLKYHMAVHKNSRPHQCSICGKGFITATRLLVHTRMHTGERPYKCCNCDKSYSSTRSLKCHLMNAHSSGNDIATTKSSNE, from the exons ATGGTATTGAAAACCACCGTTTTGGTAGTAAAGTCTGTGGTCTATGCAACATTATTTCGGTTAATAAACACACCGAAACCGGACAGAACTGACAGAAAACTTCGAACAATCAAGGGTGAAGGAAATAatgaaattcatcaaaatagCGAGATTAACACCATGAAGCACGTTGAAGCAAATTTCCAGAGGGTAATCATTGGTTCCACAAGCTCCTCTAgccataaaaacaaaaaatataacaacAACGATGACAGTTTCACCAGTTTGAAAACAGTGCAgttctatttttttcattttacctgGTTTACagtgaaaaacaaaatgaatatTTCCCAAATAAACGAAGATTCCAAAAGCTGCGAAGAGGAGAGTTTCATTAAAGTCGAAGAAACACG CTTAAATGAGCCGGTCGATCAACCGAATAACATCCACCCGGACCTTTCGATTGATGAGAACAAACCGTACGATTGCAAGATCAGTGGCGTGCAGCAGAAAGCTAATCATCACTCCGGCAAGAAGTCTCTCGACTGTAATGAATGTGGAAAGAAGTTCCCCTACCGGAGTTCACTTATTGAGCACAAGCTCACTCATTCGGATAATGATGGATCTTTTGGCTGCGACATCTGCAACAAAAAGTTCAAGGAAGAGGAGATTTTGACGCGGCACCTAAAAAAGCACGAGAAGAATGTTGAATGTGATGTCTGCGGAAAACGCTTTCTTTATCCATGTCAACTGAAGCAGCACGCGCAGATTCACTTTGATGAGCCGACCGAACGAAAGATCATATGTGAGATTTGTGGGAAAGCGTTCACGACTCGGTACAATCGAAACGTGCATCTGAAGGGGCACAAAAAACCTTTCACGTGTAACAAGTGCTCGAAAACATTCCTTAACTATAAATCACTATGCGCACATAAGCCCGTACATTCCGATAAGCAAGCTTACAAATGTGAAATTTGCGGGGAAAgttaccaaaaaagttacctcaAGATTCATATGCGAATGCATGCTGGCAATCAACGCTTCAAATGCGAAGTATGTGGGAAAATCCTTTCGTCCGCAAACACCCTCGAAATTCACACGAGGTTTCATCGCGGCGAAGAGCCTTACAAGTGCGAGATTTGCGACTTAAGTTGCGCTAGCAACTCTTCTTTGAAGAGACATTTACGAACGCATACTAAAGAGGATCCATTCGGTTGCGACATTTGTGGTAAACGATTTGCAGCGAAATGCAGCCTGAAATATCACATGGCAGTGCACAAAAATAGTCGGCCCCACCAGTGTAGCATCTGCGGGAAAGGATTTATTACCGCCACGAGATTGTTAGTGCACACGCGCATGCACACCGGCGAACGACCATATAAATGTTGCAACTGTGACAAATCTTACAGTTCGACGCGAAGCTTGAAATGTCATTTGATGAATGCCCACAGTAGTGGGAATGATATAGCTACGACGAAAAGTAGTAATGAATGA